The Antarcticibacterium sp. 1MA-6-2 genome has a window encoding:
- a CDS encoding pirin family protein: MRSIKRIHKAEYRPIADLETFSPMPTRDLEMIDPFLFLNHHGPQTYEPNNNGLPFGPHPHRGMETVTFILDGDIAHKDSGGHKSVIYSGGVQWMTAGSGLIHAEISSEDFKKYGGDLEILQLWVNLPSNLKMTEPKYEGLQQDDIPTVAFDEGRINARVVSGEFKGTRGAFQTLTDVTLATISFKTSGKLMISVPEEHNIFFYVIKGELKVNNQSVRSLHLVEFENDSQVLEVEAQADSTILFGHAKPFNEPVVARGPFVMNSMQEINQAYDDFQAGKLGRWEE, translated from the coding sequence ATGCGTTCCATAAAAAGAATACACAAAGCCGAATATCGACCCATCGCCGATCTTGAAACTTTCTCTCCTATGCCAACCAGAGACCTTGAAATGATAGATCCATTCCTATTTTTAAACCATCACGGACCACAAACTTATGAACCAAATAACAATGGTTTACCTTTTGGACCACATCCTCACCGGGGGATGGAAACCGTTACTTTTATTCTTGATGGAGATATAGCTCATAAAGATTCCGGAGGCCACAAGAGTGTAATCTACAGTGGAGGTGTACAATGGATGACAGCAGGGAGTGGCCTGATACACGCTGAAATTTCTTCCGAAGACTTTAAAAAGTATGGAGGCGATCTTGAAATTCTTCAGCTTTGGGTAAATCTACCTTCTAATCTGAAAATGACAGAACCTAAATATGAAGGACTTCAGCAGGATGATATCCCAACAGTTGCTTTTGATGAAGGAAGAATAAATGCAAGAGTGGTTTCCGGAGAATTTAAAGGGACCAGGGGAGCATTTCAAACTCTCACTGATGTTACACTCGCAACTATTAGTTTTAAAACTTCAGGGAAATTAATGATTTCTGTTCCCGAGGAGCATAACATTTTCTTCTATGTAATTAAAGGGGAACTAAAAGTTAATAATCAGTCTGTAAGATCTTTACATCTTGTTGAGTTTGAAAATGACAGTCAGGTCCTTGAAGTAGAAGCCCAGGCAGATAGCACAATTTTATTTGGCCATGCAAAACCTTTTAACGAACCAGTAGTTGCAAGAGGACCGTTTGTCATGAATAGCATGCAGGAAATAAACCAGGCTTACGACGATTTCCAGGC
- a CDS encoding carboxylesterase yields the protein MIIVSHGYSATTFEWEEFREFTDESGEDVLISRVLLGGHGGNYEDFRNSGWRDWQSAITKEYNRLVEAGYTNISLLGSSTSGVLFLQLLAEDFFREAPPHQILLVDPIVIPSNKTLSLVNIVGPMLGYIEVDQSAAEDVYSYHFRPEETLRELQKLLNIVRKDLEDGIPLPQETSLKMYKSKQDPTADPVSAVLIYKGVRTNAGGKIDVEMVDSNLHVYTNLALRDHTQIDRENQITTFQDILERVTEE from the coding sequence GTGATCATTGTTAGCCACGGCTATTCGGCTACTACTTTTGAATGGGAAGAATTCCGGGAATTTACAGATGAAAGCGGGGAAGACGTTTTAATCTCCCGGGTCCTTTTAGGCGGCCATGGAGGAAATTATGAAGATTTCAGGAATTCGGGTTGGAGAGACTGGCAAAGTGCAATAACAAAAGAATATAATCGCCTGGTCGAGGCGGGATATACGAATATTAGCCTACTTGGTTCTTCAACCAGCGGGGTTCTCTTCCTGCAGCTTCTGGCAGAGGATTTTTTCAGGGAAGCACCTCCACACCAAATTTTGCTGGTAGACCCTATAGTAATTCCTTCAAATAAAACGCTGTCTTTGGTTAATATTGTTGGACCTATGTTGGGTTATATTGAAGTTGATCAATCAGCAGCAGAGGATGTCTATTCCTACCACTTTCGGCCCGAAGAGACTTTGAGAGAACTTCAAAAGCTTTTAAATATTGTGAGAAAGGATCTTGAAGATGGAATCCCTCTTCCGCAGGAAACTTCGCTAAAAATGTATAAGTCAAAACAGGATCCTACTGCAGATCCTGTAAGCGCAGTTCTAATTTACAAAGGAGTAAGAACAAATGCAGGTGGTAAAATAGATGTTGAAATGGTAGATTCCAATCTTCATGTTTACACAAACCTTGCATTAAGAGATCACACTCAAATAGATCGGGAAAATCAAATTACTACTTTTCAGGATATTCTTGAGAGGGTAACAGAGGAGTAG
- a CDS encoding NYN domain-containing protein: MENNLAVLIDGDNIPSAYIKEMMEEIAKYGNPTIKRIYGDWTKPHLVKWKAVLLENAINPIQQYGYTQGKNATDSAMIIDAMDILYSDRVDGFCLVSSDSDFTRLATRLREAGKKVIGIGEKKTPEPFIVACDKFIYIEILKGEQKTSPETNKGKTSKKEDDIDKITPKVIKLIANTISDVADEDGWAFLGDVGSLLQKKQPNFDSRNYGFQKLTPMINSINKFEIESRENQKGRFKLIYVRNKE; the protein is encoded by the coding sequence ATGGAAAACAACCTGGCAGTTTTAATAGACGGTGACAACATCCCTTCTGCATACATTAAGGAAATGATGGAGGAAATAGCTAAATATGGCAATCCTACCATTAAACGTATATATGGTGACTGGACCAAACCACACCTGGTAAAATGGAAAGCAGTGCTTTTGGAGAATGCTATTAATCCTATTCAGCAATATGGGTATACACAGGGTAAAAATGCTACCGATTCTGCCATGATCATAGATGCTATGGATATTTTATATTCAGATCGGGTAGATGGTTTCTGCCTGGTTTCGAGTGACAGTGATTTCACAAGGCTGGCGACGAGACTTCGGGAAGCCGGAAAAAAAGTGATTGGAATAGGAGAAAAGAAAACCCCTGAACCTTTTATTGTAGCCTGTGACAAGTTTATTTACATTGAGATCCTTAAGGGAGAACAAAAAACTTCTCCTGAAACTAACAAAGGCAAAACGAGCAAAAAGGAGGATGATATTGATAAAATAACTCCTAAAGTTATTAAGTTGATCGCAAATACAATTTCTGATGTTGCCGATGAAGATGGATGGGCTTTTCTTGGTGATGTAGGAAGTCTTTTGCAAAAGAAACAACCTAATTTTGATTCGAGAAATTACGGTTTTCAAAAACTAACTCCTATGATAAATTCTATTAACAAATTCGAAATTGAATCCAGAGAGAACCAGAAAGGAAGGTTTAAGCTTATCTATGTAAGAAACAAGGAATAG
- a CDS encoding DMT family protein: protein MGFREHGGPFSLFQLKIIQEVITLVVFTVFALVVFKNETFKWNHIAAFFCLILAVYFIFRK, encoded by the coding sequence ATAGGATTTAGGGAACATGGCGGACCATTTTCCTTATTTCAGCTTAAAATTATTCAGGAAGTAATAACTCTGGTGGTCTTCACCGTTTTTGCCCTGGTGGTTTTCAAAAATGAGACTTTTAAATGGAATCATATTGCTGCCTTTTTTTGCCTTATCCTGGCAGTGTATTTTATTTTCCGGAAATAA
- a CDS encoding DMT family protein, whose protein sequence is MKGFLTIALLIISNIFMTLAWYGHLKFAELKGFQKLGIFAIIMISWGLAFFEYIFQVLKQTG, encoded by the coding sequence ATGAAGGGATTTCTTACAATTGCTTTGTTGATCATTTCCAACATCTTTATGACCCTGGCCTGGTATGGTCATCTAAAATTTGCTGAATTAAAAGGATTTCAAAAACTGGGTATTTTTGCCATTATTATGATTAGTTGGGGGCTGGCATTTTTTGAATATATTTTCCAGGTGCTTAAGCAAACAGGATAG
- a CDS encoding cation diffusion facilitator family transporter, whose amino-acid sequence MNELTREAIKTSYLSILGNALLAIAKGVTGIFGNSYALIADAIESTTDVFSSALVLLGLKYSSRPPDENHPYGHGKAEPLITFAVVGFLVISATVIAYESLEHIRTPHQTPEPYTLIVLAVIVIIKEIFYLLVSRKSDETKSSALKADAWHHRSDAITSLMAFIGISVALYMGDGYETADDWAALFASGFILYNAYLILRPALGEIMDEHMYDDMIADIRGITEDVPGVVETEKCYVRKTGMNFHVDLHIAVSAQITVKEGHDIAHNVKNELLLKLPEIADVLIHVEPDDEII is encoded by the coding sequence ATGAATGAACTTACCCGGGAGGCAATTAAAACTTCTTACTTAAGTATTTTAGGTAATGCCCTCCTGGCAATTGCGAAAGGAGTAACCGGAATTTTTGGTAATTCCTATGCTCTAATTGCAGATGCCATAGAATCTACTACAGATGTTTTCTCCTCGGCCCTGGTGCTTCTTGGTTTAAAATATTCCAGCCGCCCACCAGATGAAAATCATCCATACGGCCACGGGAAAGCAGAGCCATTAATAACTTTCGCGGTAGTAGGGTTTCTCGTAATATCGGCCACCGTAATAGCTTATGAAAGCCTGGAGCATATTCGCACTCCACATCAAACTCCTGAACCTTATACTTTAATTGTACTTGCGGTAATTGTTATAATAAAGGAAATTTTTTACCTGCTGGTTTCCAGGAAAAGTGATGAAACTAAAAGCAGCGCTTTAAAAGCCGATGCCTGGCACCATAGAAGTGATGCTATTACATCTTTAATGGCTTTTATAGGTATTTCAGTAGCTCTTTATATGGGTGACGGTTATGAGACAGCAGATGACTGGGCTGCTTTGTTTGCTTCAGGATTTATATTGTATAATGCATATCTTATATTAAGACCCGCCTTAGGGGAGATAATGGATGAACATATGTATGACGATATGATTGCCGATATAAGGGGAATTACTGAAGACGTTCCAGGGGTTGTAGAAACAGAGAAATGTTATGTACGCAAAACAGGAATGAATTTTCACGTGGATCTTCATATTGCTGTAAGTGCTCAAATAACAGTAAAAGAAGGTCATGATATCGCACACAATGTAAAAAACGAACTGCTGCTAAAACTTCCTGAAATAGCAGATGTTCTAATCCATGTGGAACCGGACGACGAAATTATATAA
- a CDS encoding DUF1853 family protein yields the protein MENHVFKQFENFISTPTLWINEKFCGLNQFLFKFRSTALTDPENDFVDLQLTNVLGKRAETFFEHAVKSSNHYKILASRVQIIEEKITLGELDFLLKDQETNQTIHVELVYKFYIYDPSFPKEMQRWIGPNRRDSLLLKINKLKNHQLPLLYQNKSKATLQELWIDTENIEQKVFFPANLFVPKHLLETSFPFINNECITRLLDKQKEFYRSRLCWKLIFYS from the coding sequence TTGGAAAATCACGTATTTAAGCAATTTGAAAATTTTATTTCCACACCTACCCTATGGATAAATGAAAAATTTTGTGGCCTTAATCAGTTTTTGTTTAAGTTTAGATCAACCGCACTAACAGATCCTGAAAACGACTTTGTGGATCTTCAACTCACGAATGTTTTAGGAAAACGTGCAGAAACTTTTTTTGAACATGCTGTTAAATCCTCTAATCATTATAAAATTCTGGCATCCCGTGTTCAAATTATAGAGGAAAAAATAACTTTGGGAGAGTTAGATTTTTTGCTGAAAGACCAGGAAACGAATCAAACAATTCATGTAGAATTGGTTTACAAATTTTACATTTATGATCCTTCTTTTCCAAAAGAGATGCAACGGTGGATAGGTCCAAATCGAAGAGACTCCCTTCTTCTTAAAATAAATAAGCTTAAAAACCATCAGTTGCCCCTCCTCTACCAGAACAAAAGTAAAGCTACCCTTCAGGAGTTATGGATTGACACTGAAAATATTGAACAAAAAGTTTTCTTTCCCGCCAATCTATTTGTGCCAAAACATCTTTTGGAAACCTCCTTTCCCTTTATAAACAATGAGTGCATTACTAGGTTACTGGATAAACAGAAGGAATTTTACAGAAGCAGATTATGCTGGAAACTCATTTTTTACTCCTAA
- a CDS encoding AI-2E family transporter has protein sequence MLAVLYSIGLGISGVNNFILISCIAAFLSLLPYIGNIIGFFLALIFGFLTTGDTTVLIGIIITFGIVQFVESYILEPYVVGDKVNVHPFLVILAVIAGNMIWGITGMILAIPILGILNVIMNSVPSLEPFGYLLSTDDNEEEN, from the coding sequence ATGCTTGCAGTACTTTATAGTATAGGATTGGGAATTTCAGGAGTTAATAATTTTATCCTTATTTCCTGTATTGCAGCCTTTCTTTCTCTTTTGCCTTATATTGGTAATATTATAGGGTTTTTCCTGGCGCTAATTTTTGGATTCCTTACCACAGGTGATACAACAGTCTTAATAGGAATTATAATAACTTTTGGTATCGTCCAGTTCGTTGAAAGCTACATCCTAGAACCTTACGTTGTAGGTGATAAAGTAAACGTCCATCCTTTTTTGGTAATACTTGCTGTTATTGCAGGAAATATGATTTGGGGAATTACAGGAATGATATTGGCAATACCAATTTTGGGAATTTTAAATGTAATAATGAACAGTGTTCCCTCACTGGAACCCTTTGGATATTTGTTAAGTACAGATGATAATGAGGAGGAAAACTAG
- a CDS encoding AI-2E family transporter, translating to MKLSKGKKILFTTTLIFAGTYFMILCLVKGQGFLAPLVMSIVLALLMIPLANKMEKRINRTFSSLLCTFILFLISLGVFALLSFQLKNFVDDWDTIKEKMKPKIEQAENYIYEHTNYTKEDLEEYQEKNNITAMGGGSSGEKAFTFMSYVMSFIGNYLLTFIYIFFLLNYRRRFKIFILKLAPGDRQEKTLKIINKTAWYCSKIPCWKIYAHSHACSTL from the coding sequence ATGAAATTATCTAAAGGAAAAAAAATCTTATTCACCACCACATTAATCTTTGCAGGAACTTACTTCATGATCCTGTGCCTGGTAAAGGGACAGGGATTTCTTGCTCCTCTGGTGATGTCAATCGTTCTTGCTCTTCTTATGATACCATTGGCCAACAAAATGGAAAAGCGCATTAACCGAACTTTTTCATCATTGCTTTGCACCTTTATACTATTCCTTATCTCTCTGGGAGTTTTTGCCCTTCTTTCTTTTCAACTTAAAAATTTTGTTGATGATTGGGATACTATTAAGGAAAAGATGAAGCCAAAGATAGAACAGGCAGAAAATTATATTTATGAACATACTAATTATACTAAAGAAGATTTAGAAGAATATCAGGAGAAAAATAATATTACTGCTATGGGAGGAGGAAGCTCGGGAGAAAAAGCTTTTACTTTTATGTCTTATGTAATGAGTTTTATTGGTAATTACCTGTTGACTTTTATTTACATCTTCTTCCTGCTCAATTACAGGAGGAGATTTAAAATTTTCATTTTAAAGCTCGCACCCGGAGACAGGCAGGAAAAAACTCTTAAGATCATAAATAAAACTGCTTGGTATTGCTCAAAAATACCTTGTTGGAAAATTTATGCTCATAGTCATGCTTGCAGTACTTTATAG
- a CDS encoding penicillin-binding transpeptidase domain-containing protein, translated as MAQSKRQVGSTFKPIVYTAALENGIEPCTYYSLNEVTYKDGWTPGNSGNTEEDENINYNMKTALSKSINTIAVKVLMQTGIANVINQAKRMGIASDLPQVPSIALGTAELSLKEVTKAYTSYVNDGKPSTPYYISRIEDGEGNVLAEFKPKESEKPAFSETNRQIMIEMLKATVNEGTATRLRTTYRLNNDIAGKTGTTQANKDGWFVGIMPKLVAVTWVGSDDHRIGFRTTSIGQGANSALPIFALFLQKLNEEDQFNSITQARFSPPSASVVQLMDCEPEKKEGFLKRLFTGADKKEKKEKKEKKGFFKRLFGKKDKN; from the coding sequence GTGGCGCAGAGTAAACGGCAGGTGGGTTCAACATTTAAACCTATAGTTTACACCGCAGCCCTGGAAAACGGAATTGAACCCTGTACCTACTATTCGCTAAACGAAGTTACCTATAAAGATGGATGGACTCCCGGAAATTCAGGGAATACAGAGGAAGATGAAAATATTAATTACAATATGAAAACTGCTCTTAGTAAATCGATCAATACTATTGCGGTAAAAGTGCTTATGCAAACAGGAATAGCAAATGTTATCAATCAGGCTAAGAGAATGGGAATTGCTTCAGATCTTCCGCAGGTTCCTTCTATAGCCCTTGGTACTGCAGAATTGAGTCTAAAGGAGGTAACAAAAGCATATACCAGTTATGTTAATGACGGGAAACCAAGTACCCCATATTATATCTCGAGAATTGAAGACGGCGAGGGAAATGTTCTTGCAGAATTTAAGCCTAAGGAAAGTGAAAAACCCGCTTTTTCTGAAACTAACAGGCAAATAATGATCGAAATGTTGAAAGCCACTGTTAATGAAGGAACAGCAACGAGATTAAGAACAACCTATAGGCTCAACAACGACATCGCAGGAAAAACCGGAACCACCCAGGCGAATAAAGATGGTTGGTTTGTAGGCATTATGCCAAAATTAGTAGCCGTTACCTGGGTAGGATCAGACGATCATCGCATCGGGTTTCGAACTACCTCTATAGGACAGGGTGCAAATTCCGCCTTACCAATATTTGCTCTTTTCCTTCAAAAGCTCAATGAGGAAGATCAATTCAACTCCATTACCCAGGCGAGATTTTCTCCACCTTCAGCCAGTGTAGTTCAATTAATGGATTGTGAGCCTGAAAAGAAGGAGGGATTCCTGAAACGGCTTTTTACAGGTGCCGATAAAAAGGAAAAGAAAGAAAAGAAAGAGAAGAAGGGATTCTTTAAAAGGTTATTTGGCAAAAAGGATAAAAACTAA